The Streptomyces sp. NBC_00286 nucleotide sequence CGCACACGCAGGGGTCTCCCGGATCGCCGGGGAGATCACCGCGCACCGGGCCTTCTGGATCCTGAGCAACCTCAGCCAGGAGCAGACCTACGTGGTGGAGAACCCGGAGGGCGCGGGCGAGCACATCAAGGTCGCTCCGGGCCGTCTGGACGCGCCCGTGTCGTTCGAGTTCTCGCGCGTGGTACTGCCCGCGGCGGGCGATCTGCTCAGCTTCGACGTGTGGGCGCCGCGCCACACCTACCGCAGCGCGGACCGCCCAGGGCTCTCCGGCGCCACCACGGCCCAGGCGTTCGCCCTCGACCGCACCAAGCGGTACTTCGCGGTGCTGGCCGCCCTGTGCGAACCGCGGCTACGCGGTGAGCCCCACGCCCCGCTGCCCACCGTCGACCAGCTCGTGGAACGCCTGCGGCACACCTGGCCCGCGGCCAACCGTTCCTCCGTCTACTGGAACATCGACTACCTGGCGGTCAAGCTCCGCCTGAGACCCGCCCCGGACACGGCGGAACCCGGCCCACGCCTCTACGGCAAGAAGGAGTCGCTGGTCTCGCTCGCGCTCCGTTTCGACCTCGTACGGGAGGACGATCTCGTCGTCCTCGCGGCGGTCCCCAGCGAGGTGGCGCGGTGAACGGACCCTCGTACGCCG carries:
- a CDS encoding FHA domain-containing protein codes for the protein MYSVIVVPPCGTGSDDQIKLSAGERLTFGRSETGNGLAIAHAGVSRIAGEITAHRAFWILSNLSQEQTYVVENPEGAGEHIKVAPGRLDAPVSFEFSRVVLPAAGDLLSFDVWAPRHTYRSADRPGLSGATTAQAFALDRTKRYFAVLAALCEPRLRGEPHAPLPTVDQLVERLRHTWPAANRSSVYWNIDYLAVKLRLRPAPDTAEPGPRLYGKKESLVSLALRFDLVREDDLVVLAAVPSEVAR